The following are from one region of the Paenibacillus protaetiae genome:
- a CDS encoding methylenetetrahydrofolate reductase, whose product MTPPKASYNAEKIAEIAQKQVERLRGLDIDAIILYDVQEESDRMDEERPFPYMAMLDPEHYSEQYLHELGIPKIIYRCVGKYSEAELADWLKKDNGKDRFSVFVGASSRQQQRSLELADAYKLSRRHNSGLTFGGVMIPERHMKKNDEHMRVVAKMNQGCSFFVSQATYNIEASKNFLSDYYHYCNEQEIEMVPILFNLAPCGSVKTLEFMKWLGISIPRWLENDLKYSADVLDKSMQLTNKIFEELMEYGLEKGIPVGCSIESVSTRKVEIEASIQMVNDIKALIENKLLVETAR is encoded by the coding sequence ATGACCCCGCCGAAAGCGTCGTATAACGCTGAGAAAATTGCCGAAATCGCACAAAAGCAGGTTGAACGGCTGAGAGGCTTGGATATTGACGCTATCATTTTGTACGACGTGCAGGAAGAGTCGGACCGCATGGATGAGGAGCGGCCATTCCCGTACATGGCCATGCTTGATCCCGAACACTACAGCGAGCAATATTTGCATGAACTCGGCATCCCGAAGATCATTTACCGCTGCGTCGGCAAATATTCCGAAGCGGAGCTGGCGGATTGGCTGAAAAAGGACAACGGTAAAGACCGCTTCAGCGTGTTTGTTGGCGCGTCTTCCCGCCAGCAGCAAAGATCGCTTGAGCTCGCGGATGCTTATAAACTCAGCCGCCGGCACAACAGCGGCCTTACATTCGGAGGCGTTATGATTCCGGAGCGCCATATGAAGAAAAACGATGAGCACATGCGCGTTGTGGCCAAAATGAATCAGGGCTGCAGCTTCTTCGTTTCGCAAGCGACATACAATATCGAAGCGTCCAAAAACTTCTTGTCCGATTATTATCATTACTGCAATGAACAGGAAATCGAAATGGTTCCCATTTTATTCAATCTGGCGCCATGCGGCTCGGTCAAGACGCTCGAATTTATGAAGTGGCTTGGCATCAGCATTCCGCGCTGGCTGGAGAACGACTTGAAGTATTCAGCCGACGTCCTGGACAAATCCATGCAGCTGACCAACAAAATTTTTGAAGAGCTGATGGAATACGGATTGGAAAAGGGAATTCCGGTAGGCTGCAGCATTGAAAGCGTGTCCACCCGCAAAGTCGAAATCGAAGCTTCGATTCAGATGGTGAACGATATTAAAGCTTTAATCGAAAACAAGCTGCTTGTCGAAACGGCTCGGTAG
- the murA gene encoding UDP-N-acetylglucosamine 1-carboxyvinyltransferase, which translates to MKYIQTEYSGPLSGTVHIPGAKNSSLAVLAAACLADDIVTLEGIPHIDDVRVISDISRDIGMELRREGGRIIIDPRWIDNAVIDPGKASSYRASYYFAGALLAKFGKVTIGFPGGDNFVSRPFDQHIKVFEALGAKVTFLNDCFIVEAAELKGADIYFDTLTSGATINAMLAAARASGRTQLHNAALDPEVVDTAAFLNRLGARIYGAGTETIRIEGVPYLTGGTHTIIPDRLIAGAFLMAAGLNGGQVTVTDVIPEHLGACLAKLEEVGVHVECGDQHITAFGSGSLKATRIRAGMYPGFATDLQQPMTALLLQAKGKSIVTDRVFPKRFAHVAQLRRLGAEIELKRESAFIRGGLALYGGWVHATDVRAGICLLMAGLTAEGYTRITGVEHIERGYEDVIGSFRSIGAKVSMHEWDTREQPPQSMPR; encoded by the coding sequence ATGAAATATATTCAAACGGAGTACTCCGGACCGCTTAGCGGTACCGTCCATATTCCGGGAGCTAAGAACAGCTCCTTGGCTGTGCTGGCCGCAGCTTGCCTGGCGGACGATATCGTGACGCTGGAGGGCATCCCGCATATAGACGATGTCAGGGTGATCAGCGACATAAGCCGGGACATCGGCATGGAGCTTAGGCGGGAAGGCGGCCGCATCATCATCGACCCGCGATGGATCGATAACGCCGTCATTGACCCCGGCAAAGCGTCAAGCTACAGAGCTTCCTATTATTTTGCAGGCGCGCTGCTCGCCAAGTTCGGCAAAGTAACGATCGGTTTTCCAGGCGGCGACAACTTTGTGTCCAGGCCGTTCGATCAGCACATTAAAGTTTTTGAAGCACTGGGTGCCAAAGTTACTTTTTTGAACGATTGTTTCATTGTAGAAGCGGCTGAACTGAAAGGAGCCGACATCTATTTCGATACGCTGACCAGCGGCGCAACCATTAATGCCATGCTGGCGGCTGCCCGCGCTTCCGGAAGGACGCAGCTGCACAACGCCGCCCTCGACCCGGAAGTGGTCGATACGGCAGCTTTTCTGAATCGGCTGGGCGCCCGGATTTATGGTGCAGGAACGGAAACGATCCGCATCGAGGGCGTGCCTTATTTAACCGGCGGAACGCACACGATTATTCCGGACCGGCTTATTGCAGGAGCTTTTCTGATGGCTGCCGGCTTGAACGGCGGACAGGTGACGGTTACGGATGTTATTCCGGAGCATCTTGGCGCTTGCCTTGCAAAGCTGGAAGAAGTCGGGGTACACGTGGAATGCGGCGATCAGCATATTACTGCTTTTGGCAGCGGTTCGTTAAAAGCGACACGGATCCGCGCCGGTATGTACCCGGGCTTTGCAACCGATTTGCAGCAGCCAATGACGGCTTTGCTGCTCCAAGCCAAAGGCAAAAGCATCGTAACCGACCGCGTATTTCCAAAGCGGTTCGCTCATGTGGCGCAATTAAGGCGGCTTGGCGCAGAAATTGAACTGAAGCGCGAAAGTGCTTTTATCCGCGGCGGACTGGCGCTCTATGGCGGGTGGGTTCATGCAACCGATGTGCGCGCAGGGATTTGCCTGCTGATGGCCGGCTTAACGGCAGAGGGGTATACGCGAATCACCGGCGTTGAGCACATTGAACGCGGGTATGAAGATGTGATCGGAAGCTTCCGTTCCATCGGCGCCAAAGTGTCGATGCATGAATGGGACACGCGGGAGCAGCCGCCGCAGTCGATGCCGCGGTAA
- a CDS encoding NUDIX hydrolase — MPKLIGAAAIITNDEGHVLLVKHSYGKYNWELPGGKGEERESAEQTAKREVLEEVGLTVGIKQLTGVYYDPDHDMHHFVFIATADPSQLPYPSSPEIVECRFCSLDKLPKPISDFTCKRIEDALNQNRKPWFHTITPRQWIE; from the coding sequence ATGCCAAAGTTAATCGGAGCAGCAGCGATTATCACGAATGATGAAGGCCACGTATTGCTGGTTAAGCATAGTTATGGGAAATACAATTGGGAATTGCCTGGCGGAAAAGGGGAAGAGCGCGAATCTGCGGAACAAACCGCCAAGCGGGAAGTGCTTGAAGAGGTGGGTCTGACTGTCGGAATAAAACAATTAACCGGCGTTTATTACGACCCGGATCATGACATGCATCATTTTGTTTTCATTGCAACAGCCGATCCAAGCCAACTGCCCTATCCCAGTTCTCCTGAAATCGTAGAATGCCGATTTTGCTCCCTGGATAAACTTCCTAAGCCGATCAGCGATTTTACATGCAAACGAATAGAAGACGCACTTAACCAAAATCGGAAACCATGGTTCCATACAATAACACCCAGGCAATGGATCGAATAA
- a CDS encoding aromatic ring-hydroxylating oxygenase subunit alpha yields the protein MAKNYGVMDAQDHLPRDCTFSPSDWKVLSKFWYPVAIADEIKDKPVAVKLLDVKLVCYRSGGHVVIARDLCFHRGAPLSKGWIENDEIVCPYHGFRYNCEGVCTAVPAHPGNKISPKLKLITYPSVERYGLIWTSLAGSEAELPEFPGWDDPDYMNILPPSFDIAGSAGRQMEGFLDVSHFAFVHTETFGDRSNTEVPQYKVARAGNVLLADYWSTVSNYGKGQENPAPEGFMWLRAFRVFAPFAASLTVHFPDDGKLMILNCASPVSARYTRLFCPISRNFDKSVPVEETIKFNLQVFQEDREMVEAQTPEDLPLDLMAEAHIPADRTSIAYRQLLTDLGLGRNYTS from the coding sequence ATGGCGAAAAATTATGGCGTTATGGATGCACAAGACCATCTGCCCCGCGACTGTACGTTCTCACCAAGCGACTGGAAGGTGCTGTCTAAATTTTGGTACCCGGTAGCCATTGCCGACGAAATTAAAGATAAACCGGTTGCGGTTAAACTGCTCGATGTTAAACTGGTTTGTTACCGAAGCGGCGGCCATGTTGTAATCGCCCGTGATCTTTGCTTTCATCGCGGGGCTCCACTAAGTAAAGGCTGGATTGAAAATGATGAAATTGTTTGTCCTTATCACGGGTTCCGTTATAACTGCGAAGGTGTTTGTACAGCTGTGCCTGCTCATCCGGGGAACAAAATTTCTCCAAAGCTAAAATTAATAACCTATCCTTCGGTGGAACGTTATGGGCTCATTTGGACCTCGCTTGCGGGAAGCGAAGCGGAGCTGCCGGAATTTCCCGGCTGGGATGATCCCGATTATATGAACATTTTACCGCCCAGCTTTGATATTGCAGGGTCAGCCGGCCGCCAAATGGAAGGTTTTCTGGATGTATCCCATTTTGCCTTTGTGCATACGGAAACATTCGGTGACCGCAGCAATACGGAAGTTCCGCAATACAAGGTTGCCAGAGCCGGGAATGTGCTGCTTGCTGATTACTGGAGCACGGTCAGCAATTATGGCAAGGGCCAGGAAAATCCGGCCCCTGAAGGGTTTATGTGGCTGCGTGCTTTCCGGGTTTTCGCCCCGTTTGCAGCATCGCTTACGGTACATTTTCCAGACGATGGCAAACTAATGATCCTGAATTGCGCCTCGCCGGTATCGGCAAGATACACCAGGCTATTTTGTCCGATATCCCGTAATTTCGATAAAAGCGTCCCTGTGGAAGAAACGATAAAATTTAATCTTCAAGTTTTCCAAGAGGACAGGGAGATGGTTGAAGCTCAGACGCCTGAAGATTTGCCGCTTGATCTGATGGCCGAAGCACATATTCCCGCGGACCGCACCTCCATCGCTTACCGGCAATTGTTGACCGATCTTGGTTTGGGCCGGAACTATACCTCTTGA
- a CDS encoding FHA domain-containing protein, which yields MDDFASLYIIRGEPFQSGTCVNFNKDELLVGRVSNQSAPDLAFTNAFISRQHFVIRKEQDKAVLYDLGSRHGTEINGVRLIPHTPYPLKNFDIIKLSKGMSVIHFSYRFADATLDLEPLSITSRLDLSQINWEKRECIVEGKRIPMSEKEYLLIRVLYEKANRLVSVEEIKSQVWPERSLGANGVPDVTLDELNSLIYRVRKKFGKDAFLINAVRGSGYMLESRLKSS from the coding sequence TTGGATGATTTTGCCAGTTTATACATTATTCGCGGCGAGCCTTTCCAATCGGGCACGTGCGTGAACTTTAATAAAGACGAATTACTCGTAGGGCGGGTGTCCAATCAGTCTGCTCCGGATTTGGCGTTTACGAATGCCTTTATTTCCCGGCAGCATTTCGTCATCCGCAAAGAACAGGATAAAGCCGTCCTGTACGATTTAGGCAGCCGCCACGGTACGGAAATTAATGGTGTCCGGCTTATCCCGCATACCCCGTACCCGCTAAAAAATTTTGACATCATCAAGCTGTCCAAAGGGATGAGCGTTATCCATTTTTCGTACCGGTTCGCTGATGCGACGCTTGATTTAGAGCCATTAAGCATTACAAGCCGCCTCGATCTATCACAGATCAATTGGGAAAAAAGGGAATGTATCGTAGAAGGCAAGCGGATACCGATGTCCGAGAAGGAATATTTGCTGATTCGTGTCCTATACGAGAAAGCGAATCGGCTGGTATCCGTTGAAGAAATCAAATCGCAAGTATGGCCGGAGCGCTCCCTGGGAGCAAACGGTGTTCCGGACGTCACGCTCGACGAATTGAATTCGCTTATTTACCGCGTACGCAAAAAATTCGGCAAAGACGCTTTTCTAATCAATGCGGTGCGGGGCAGCGGGTATATGCTGGAATCCCGTTTAAAATCGTCCTAA
- a CDS encoding response regulator transcription factor has translation MDSFNVLVVDDEKEIRDVIEIYLKNEGVTVLKAKDGMEALDLIHEHPIHLIIMDVMMPRLDGIAATFKIREKKNIPILMLSAKSEDSDKILGLHIGADDYVTKPFNPMELVARVKSQLRRYLTLGTYDGIRKVINIKGLILDPASKEVQAHGEPVKLTPIEYKIVELLMTNAGRVFSIHEIYERVWKEPCYAENTVAVHIRKIREKIEIDPKNPTYLKVVWGIGYKIEK, from the coding sequence ATGGACAGCTTTAATGTGCTCGTCGTTGATGATGAAAAAGAAATAAGGGATGTCATTGAAATTTACTTGAAAAATGAAGGGGTAACCGTATTAAAAGCAAAAGACGGAATGGAAGCGCTCGATCTCATTCATGAACATCCCATCCACCTTATTATTATGGATGTTATGATGCCAAGGCTGGACGGCATTGCCGCCACATTCAAAATCCGCGAGAAGAAAAACATTCCGATCCTCATGTTAAGCGCCAAAAGCGAAGACAGCGATAAAATATTAGGCCTTCATATCGGAGCAGATGATTACGTAACCAAACCGTTTAATCCAATGGAACTTGTTGCCCGTGTCAAATCGCAGTTGAGAAGATACCTTACTTTAGGCACTTATGATGGAATCCGAAAGGTCATTAATATCAAGGGGCTTATACTGGATCCTGCGTCCAAGGAAGTACAAGCCCATGGTGAACCGGTCAAGCTTACGCCAATTGAATATAAAATTGTCGAGTTGTTAATGACCAATGCCGGGCGGGTGTTCTCCATCCACGAAATCTATGAGCGGGTATGGAAGGAACCTTGTTATGCCGAGAACACAGTCGCTGTACATATTCGAAAAATTCGTGAAAAAATCGAAATTGATCCAAAAAATCCAACTTATTTGAAGGTGGTGTGGGGAATTGGCTACAAAATTGAAAAATAA
- the metE gene encoding 5-methyltetrahydropteroyltriglutamate--homocysteine S-methyltransferase produces MTISSHAGYPRIGADREWKKSLEAFWAGKIDEAAFLQQQQEIRLNHLRKQQAKGIDLIPINDFSHYDHILDTAVMFGIVPKRFGYEGGAVPLPVYFGIARGTKDAAASEMTKWFNTNYHYIVPELGGAEPVLAENRPLQAYREAKEKLGIEGKPVIVGPLTFLKLSKGYAAAETDEWLHRLIPLYVQVLQELAAEGVQWVQIDEPVVVTKLSEQDVERLGTIYKTFAEAVPSLHIMLQTYFESIENYRDIVSLPVKGIGLDLAHGQEGNLASIRKYGFPANKVLGAGVIDGRSIWRADLNEKLALLDELRKTVTDDHLIIQSSCSLLHVPVSAERETKLAAELKGALAFADEKLDEIALLTKAVSQGADAVHNELNAAAEALRVLRSSAARNRRDVQEAVAVIAAQEPNRNKPFAERHAVQQAEWKLPLFPTTTIGSFPQTAEVRKARQLWRKGEWDNEQYEAFIHNEIDTWVKLQQEIGIDVLVHGEFERTDMVEFFGEKLEGFAFTQNGWVQSYGSRCVKPPVIYGDVAFAEAMTVAETVYAQSQTDRPVKGMLTGPITIMNWSFVRDDISREQVAYQLAYALRQEVEALEKAGIGMIQVDEPAVREGLPLKEAEQAGYLAWAVKAFKIATSTVQDSTQIHTHMCYCEFHDMIDSIEAMDADVISIETSRSHGELIHSFEQNTYKLGIGLGVYDIHSPRVPGVEEMSGMIDRALRVLDPQLFWINPDCGLKTRGREETVASLRNMVEAAQIARNKYAAL; encoded by the coding sequence ATGACAATCAGCAGTCATGCAGGCTATCCGCGTATCGGTGCAGACCGGGAATGGAAAAAATCGCTTGAAGCGTTCTGGGCAGGGAAAATAGACGAGGCCGCTTTCCTGCAGCAGCAGCAGGAAATCCGCCTGAATCATCTGCGGAAGCAGCAGGCTAAAGGAATCGACCTCATTCCGATCAATGATTTCAGCCATTATGATCATATTTTGGATACGGCTGTTATGTTCGGCATTGTTCCGAAGCGTTTCGGATATGAGGGGGGCGCCGTTCCGCTGCCGGTGTATTTCGGAATTGCACGCGGTACGAAAGATGCGGCAGCAAGCGAAATGACGAAATGGTTTAACACCAATTATCATTATATTGTACCGGAGCTTGGAGGCGCCGAGCCGGTCTTGGCGGAAAACCGTCCGCTTCAAGCTTACCGCGAAGCAAAAGAAAAGCTTGGCATCGAAGGCAAGCCGGTTATTGTAGGTCCGCTCACGTTCTTGAAGCTATCCAAAGGTTATGCGGCAGCCGAAACCGATGAATGGCTCCATCGCCTCATTCCTCTCTATGTTCAAGTTCTTCAGGAGCTTGCAGCGGAAGGCGTTCAGTGGGTGCAAATTGATGAGCCGGTCGTCGTCACGAAGCTGTCGGAGCAAGATGTAGAACGCCTTGGCACGATTTATAAGACGTTTGCCGAGGCGGTTCCTTCACTCCACATTATGCTGCAGACGTACTTTGAGTCGATCGAAAACTATCGCGACATCGTATCGCTGCCAGTGAAGGGGATCGGCCTTGATTTGGCGCACGGCCAAGAAGGCAACTTGGCTTCCATCCGCAAATACGGTTTCCCTGCTAACAAGGTTCTGGGTGCAGGCGTAATTGACGGACGCAGCATCTGGCGCGCTGACCTGAACGAGAAGCTTGCTTTGCTTGATGAACTGCGCAAAACCGTTACTGATGACCACCTAATCATACAATCGTCCTGCAGCCTTCTGCATGTACCCGTATCGGCGGAACGCGAGACGAAGCTTGCAGCGGAGCTGAAAGGCGCTCTTGCTTTCGCGGATGAAAAGCTGGATGAAATTGCGCTGCTGACAAAAGCGGTGTCGCAAGGCGCAGACGCGGTGCACAATGAGCTGAATGCTGCAGCCGAAGCGCTTCGCGTGCTCAGAAGCTCCGCCGCGAGGAACCGCCGCGATGTGCAGGAAGCTGTTGCCGTTATTGCGGCACAGGAGCCTAACCGGAATAAGCCTTTCGCGGAGCGTCACGCCGTCCAGCAGGCCGAATGGAAGCTGCCGCTGTTCCCGACAACAACGATCGGCAGTTTCCCGCAGACGGCCGAGGTGCGTAAAGCCCGCCAATTATGGCGCAAAGGCGAATGGGATAACGAGCAGTATGAAGCATTCATCCATAACGAGATCGACACCTGGGTGAAGCTGCAGCAAGAGATCGGCATTGATGTTCTTGTCCACGGGGAATTCGAGCGTACCGATATGGTTGAGTTTTTTGGCGAGAAGCTGGAAGGTTTTGCATTCACGCAAAACGGATGGGTGCAGTCTTACGGTTCCCGATGCGTGAAACCGCCGGTTATTTACGGCGATGTGGCCTTTGCCGAGGCGATGACGGTTGCAGAGACCGTGTACGCGCAGTCGCAGACGGATCGTCCGGTGAAAGGAATGCTGACCGGGCCGATTACCATCATGAACTGGTCGTTTGTACGTGACGATATTTCGCGCGAGCAGGTTGCTTATCAGCTGGCTTACGCCTTGAGACAAGAAGTAGAAGCGCTCGAGAAAGCCGGTATCGGCATGATCCAGGTTGACGAGCCGGCCGTCCGCGAAGGTTTGCCGCTGAAGGAAGCAGAACAGGCCGGTTATCTGGCATGGGCGGTAAAAGCATTTAAAATCGCAACCAGCACGGTACAAGATTCGACGCAAATTCATACGCATATGTGCTATTGCGAATTCCATGACATGATCGATTCGATTGAAGCAATGGATGCTGACGTTATTTCGATCGAAACATCCCGCAGCCACGGCGAGCTTATTCACAGCTTTGAACAGAATACGTATAAACTCGGCATTGGCCTTGGCGTATACGATATTCACAGCCCGCGAGTGCCGGGCGTAGAGGAGATGAGCGGCATGATCGACCGTGCCCTGCGCGTGCTTGATCCTCAGCTGTTCTGGATTAACCCGGACTGCGGTTTGAAAACACGCGGCCGTGAAGAAACTGTCGCATCGCTCCGCAATATGGTCGAAGCCGCGCAAATTGCTCGCAATAAATATGCAGCGCTTTAA
- a CDS encoding carbonate dehydratase, whose protein sequence is MSDQLKLRKPSVNRNFQITGSNRLPNGPFNLFARFISSNPKTSFTPVERFPSINKTAFISPFTCIIGDVAISNNVFVAPSATLRADEGTPFFIGSNTNIQDGVILHGLVHETVRVGRKRYSIYIGRGVSIAHGALIHGPCVIGEGVFVGFKSIVFNAVVGRGSYISMDAIVTNGVRIAPNRFVPPGAHIDTQAKADSLRRVPQGEREFAREVQRVNREFPPSYSALFGTRRCSCGLSYNHKHLLK, encoded by the coding sequence ATGAGTGATCAGCTAAAGCTTAGAAAACCTTCCGTCAACAGGAATTTTCAAATTACCGGTTCCAATCGCCTGCCTAATGGCCCTTTTAATTTGTTTGCTCGATTCATCAGCTCGAATCCGAAAACGTCTTTTACCCCTGTCGAGCGGTTTCCTTCGATTAATAAAACGGCTTTTATCAGCCCGTTTACTTGCATCATCGGCGATGTGGCGATCAGCAATAATGTGTTTGTCGCTCCAAGCGCTACCCTGCGGGCGGACGAAGGCACACCATTTTTTATCGGCTCCAACACGAATATCCAAGACGGCGTCATTTTGCACGGATTAGTGCATGAAACGGTCCGCGTCGGGCGCAAAAGGTATTCGATCTATATTGGCAGAGGCGTGTCGATCGCTCACGGGGCGCTCATTCACGGGCCGTGTGTAATCGGCGAAGGGGTGTTCGTAGGCTTCAAATCCATCGTTTTTAATGCGGTCGTTGGCCGAGGATCTTATATCTCGATGGATGCCATCGTCACCAATGGCGTCAGAATCGCCCCTAACCGGTTTGTTCCTCCCGGGGCGCATATTGATACGCAGGCGAAAGCCGACTCGCTGCGCAGAGTGCCGCAAGGAGAAAGAGAGTTTGCGCGGGAGGTACAACGCGTTAATCGGGAGTTTCCTCCGTCTTATAGCGCTTTATTTGGTACCCGCCGCTGTTCTTGCGGGCTTTCCTATAACCATAAACATCTGCTGAAATGA
- a CDS encoding sensor histidine kinase has product MATKLKNKLGIGLWAALFSFGLSGLLSLFSLGSHYVHRDYFHTPEFRSELDQFAQYVNLFELNNITLEKAKQSITVSDDEIENYREEMGDLTIQISSLDEQYQSRIEEALAAGNPGAADIYKAERDKKIDDVTKVYGSDDYARAKLTAEKERQLEGVFKEREQYRTDFLKYKDQIQYYFESSLSDNVYTNLKASGDTPVQEQINFSNMRYITNYSISNEPPGYKGLLDMELYADTMIPYKGQFAVARNLSSASPIMTEYHAYKREQMTLWTYALASIAALILCAIRAKQAMAIPSSANRWRVYYNKLPMDVRALLAVSTSICAISLIASASDQFLYLFSNPFVYGWKMVIRIAAASICLAASLIQGRIWVAQFKDGPAAKKDWANGLLPRTGRRIRLLCALAKQHVADAFLHKSIGVQLLTLLAIIYGLGAASWIISLHPALMIAYAIMLAGAGIPIVMLIVRKAGYFNRIVLQANELAAGKPGQELPVSGQSVLAMLASHMNALTNGVKLLQNEQAKSERLKTELITNVSHDLRTPLTSIITYTELLKKEDVSAEDKLAYIEIIDRKSKRLKVLIDDLFEASKMASGNVELAKDKVDLVQLLQQTLAEYDDMIRDSSLQFRFSAAEEQVYAYVDGQKLWRVFDNLIGNILKYALDRTRVYISIRTLDNQAVISFKNVSRYEIGDNADELFERFTRGDSSRHTEGSGLGLAISKSIVDLHEGNLEISVDGDLFKANISLQRME; this is encoded by the coding sequence TTGGCTACAAAATTGAAAAATAAATTAGGCATTGGCCTTTGGGCTGCTTTGTTTTCCTTCGGTTTAAGCGGGCTTCTGTCCCTATTCAGTTTGGGCAGCCACTACGTCCACCGCGATTATTTTCATACACCTGAATTCCGAAGCGAGCTGGATCAGTTCGCTCAATATGTCAATCTATTCGAGTTAAACAACATCACGTTAGAAAAAGCAAAACAATCGATAACTGTATCCGATGATGAAATAGAGAATTACCGGGAGGAAATGGGGGATTTGACCATCCAAATCAGCAGCTTGGATGAGCAGTATCAATCCCGAATTGAAGAAGCGCTTGCAGCCGGCAATCCGGGAGCAGCCGACATTTACAAAGCAGAGAGAGATAAAAAGATCGACGATGTTACGAAAGTGTATGGGAGCGATGACTATGCACGGGCTAAACTTACCGCCGAAAAAGAAAGGCAGTTGGAAGGCGTTTTCAAAGAAAGAGAACAGTATCGAACTGATTTTTTGAAATATAAAGACCAAATCCAATATTACTTTGAAAGCAGCCTTTCCGATAACGTTTATACGAATTTAAAGGCGTCCGGCGATACACCCGTCCAGGAGCAGATAAACTTCAGCAACATGCGGTATATAACCAACTATTCTATCTCAAATGAACCGCCCGGCTATAAAGGGCTGCTTGACATGGAACTCTATGCCGATACGATGATTCCATACAAAGGGCAATTTGCAGTAGCGAGGAATTTATCCTCTGCAAGCCCCATTATGACCGAATACCATGCCTACAAACGCGAGCAAATGACGTTATGGACGTATGCTTTAGCCAGCATCGCCGCGCTTATTTTATGCGCCATTCGCGCAAAGCAAGCAATGGCAATTCCTTCATCAGCGAATAGATGGAGAGTGTATTACAATAAGCTGCCGATGGATGTGCGGGCATTATTGGCCGTCTCAACGAGCATTTGTGCGATAAGTTTAATTGCTTCCGCAAGCGACCAATTTCTTTATTTGTTTAGCAATCCGTTTGTATACGGCTGGAAGATGGTGATCCGGATTGCCGCGGCTTCGATCTGCCTGGCCGCCAGCCTGATTCAGGGCAGAATATGGGTTGCGCAATTCAAAGACGGGCCGGCTGCCAAAAAAGATTGGGCCAACGGGCTTCTGCCCAGAACCGGACGTCGTATCCGCTTGCTTTGCGCGCTTGCCAAACAGCATGTGGCGGATGCTTTTTTACATAAAAGCATCGGCGTACAGTTATTGACGCTATTGGCCATTATATATGGATTAGGCGCAGCGTCATGGATCATAAGCCTGCATCCCGCTCTGATGATCGCCTATGCCATTATGCTGGCCGGTGCAGGCATTCCGATCGTCATGCTGATCGTCAGAAAAGCCGGATATTTCAATCGGATTGTGCTGCAGGCGAATGAACTGGCGGCAGGAAAACCCGGCCAAGAGCTGCCTGTGTCAGGACAATCCGTATTAGCCATGCTCGCCAGCCATATGAATGCCTTAACGAATGGAGTAAAGCTGCTGCAGAACGAACAAGCCAAAAGCGAGCGGCTTAAAACCGAATTAATTACTAATGTTAGCCATGATCTTCGAACGCCGCTAACTTCCATCATTACTTATACGGAGTTATTAAAAAAAGAAGATGTATCCGCCGAAGACAAGCTTGCTTATATTGAGATTATCGACCGCAAATCGAAACGGCTTAAAGTGCTGATCGATGACTTATTTGAAGCTTCGAAGATGGCCAGCGGCAATGTTGAGCTCGCAAAGGATAAAGTTGATCTCGTCCAGCTCTTGCAGCAAACGTTGGCCGAATATGACGATATGATCCGTGATTCCAGCCTTCAATTCCGGTTTTCGGCCGCTGAAGAGCAGGTGTACGCTTATGTGGACGGGCAGAAGCTGTGGCGCGTATTCGATAACTTAATCGGCAATATCCTGAAATACGCTCTCGACCGCACACGCGTCTATATTTCCATACGAACTCTGGACAACCAAGCTGTTATTTCGTTTAAAAATGTATCCCGGTATGAGATCGGCGACAATGCCGATGAGCTGTTCGAGCGATTTACGAGGGGCGATTCTTCACGCCATACCGAAGGCTCCGGCCTTGGCCTGGCGATTTCAAAATCGATCGTGGACCTTCATGAAGGCAACCTTGAGATCAGTGTGGACGGGGATTTATTCAAAGCCAACATTTCGCTCCAACGGATGGAATAA